A DNA window from Aestuariispira ectoiniformans contains the following coding sequences:
- a CDS encoding dicarboxylate/amino acid:cation symporter, which translates to MPTDAPQHPLQALHPRSLKHMSDRLTILMRGRLWLQVLVGLVLGIGAGLVMGPTAGWLSPQTTAVLSSWVALPGHLFLALIQMIVMPLVFASIIRGLAASESADQLRSMGLRVVAYFITTTTMAIVIGLALALVIKPGLYIDSSLLTATLGQEIPAAEAAQGLPALKDVPQMLLGVLPTNPLNSMADSDMLRVVIFAVVVGLALVLMPAAQAKALLDLLGSLQGVCMTVVRWAMFLAPLAVFGLIAQLTARTGLEALVGMGVYVLTVLAGLLLLFCAYLLIVTLVARYNPITFIRGIRELMLLAFSTSSSAAVMPLSIRTAEEKLKVRPSISQFIVPIGATINMDGTALYQGVAAIFLTQVFGIDVGMDGLLLIVVTSVGASIGAPSTPGVGIIILATVLSTVGVPSSGIALILGVDRILDMSRTTLNVTGDMVASLVMNRWVGGERPLRMELAAEARREEIRDRTDQDTLVNHK; encoded by the coding sequence ATGCCCACCGATGCACCCCAACACCCTTTGCAGGCTTTGCACCCGCGTTCGCTGAAGCATATGAGCGACCGGCTGACCATCCTCATGCGTGGTCGGTTGTGGCTGCAGGTACTGGTCGGGCTTGTGTTGGGAATTGGGGCGGGGCTTGTGATGGGCCCAACCGCGGGGTGGCTCTCACCCCAGACCACGGCGGTGTTGAGCAGTTGGGTGGCGCTGCCGGGTCATCTGTTCCTGGCGCTGATCCAGATGATTGTCATGCCGCTGGTCTTTGCCTCCATCATCCGTGGGCTGGCGGCGTCGGAAAGTGCTGACCAGCTACGCAGCATGGGGCTGCGCGTTGTTGCCTATTTCATTACCACCACGACCATGGCCATTGTGATCGGCCTGGCGCTGGCGCTTGTGATCAAGCCCGGCCTCTATATCGACAGCAGTCTGCTGACCGCGACCCTGGGCCAGGAAATCCCGGCGGCGGAGGCGGCCCAGGGCTTGCCCGCCCTCAAGGATGTGCCGCAGATGCTGTTGGGGGTCCTGCCGACCAACCCGCTGAATTCCATGGCGGACAGCGATATGCTGCGCGTGGTGATCTTTGCCGTCGTGGTCGGGCTGGCGCTGGTGCTGATGCCGGCCGCACAGGCAAAGGCGCTGCTCGACCTGCTGGGATCGCTGCAAGGGGTCTGTATGACGGTGGTGCGCTGGGCCATGTTTCTGGCCCCGCTTGCGGTTTTCGGCCTGATCGCGCAGCTGACGGCGCGCACCGGGCTGGAGGCACTGGTCGGCATGGGGGTTTATGTGCTGACCGTGCTGGCGGGGCTGCTGCTGTTGTTCTGTGCCTACCTGCTCATCGTGACGCTGGTGGCGCGCTATAACCCGATCACCTTCATACGCGGCATCAGGGAACTGATGCTGCTGGCCTTTTCCACCTCCAGCTCTGCCGCGGTGATGCCGCTGTCGATCCGCACGGCGGAGGAAAAACTGAAGGTCCGCCCTTCCATCAGCCAGTTCATCGTGCCGATCGGGGCGACCATCAATATGGACGGCACTGCGCTTTATCAGGGCGTGGCCGCGATATTCCTGACGCAGGTTTTCGGGATCGATGTGGGCATGGACGGGCTGTTGCTGATTGTAGTGACCTCGGTGGGCGCGTCTATCGGCGCGCCGTCAACGCCGGGCGTGGGCATTATCATCCTCGCGACCGTGCTGAGCACGGTGGGGGTCCCATCCTCCGGAATCGCCCTGATCCTGGGCGTCGACCGTATCCTGGACATGAGCCGCACGACGCTGAATGTGACCGGGGATATGGTGGCATCCCTGGTCATGAACCGCTGGGTCGGCGGCGAGCGGCCCCTGCGCATGGAACTGGCGGCGGAGGCGCGGCGCGAGGAAATCCGCGACCGCACCGATCAGGATACGTTGGTCAATCACAAGTAA
- a CDS encoding 2-hydroxyacid dehydrogenase: protein MAVLLCSTSESVDDWAEALRSLSGIDLRVWPDAGDLTEIDYAIVAHPPLGVLPSLPNLKAVQSLWAGIEHITCDKDLDPTVPILRMIDPGLTGGMTEYVTMHAQRYHMLAHEFDLQQQQGNWQPRTPPLASERKVGVLGLGVLGSDAAKRMADLGFQVHGWSRRPKTLDGVTCHHGDDGLFDLLEQVEILICLLPRTPETENLIDSTTLNAMPEGACIINAGRGELIVDEDLIAALDSGHIAGATLDVFREEPLPADHPYWTHPRVTVTPHIASVTRISTALPVVEQNLKRLMSGEKAEDLPGLVDRKAGY from the coding sequence ATGGCCGTCTTGCTTTGCAGCACATCCGAGTCCGTCGACGATTGGGCGGAGGCCCTGCGCAGCCTTTCCGGGATTGACCTGCGCGTCTGGCCCGACGCCGGTGACCTGACAGAGATCGACTATGCCATTGTCGCCCATCCGCCGCTGGGCGTCTTGCCGTCGCTTCCCAACCTGAAGGCCGTGCAGTCGCTCTGGGCGGGGATCGAACATATCACCTGCGACAAGGACCTGGACCCGACCGTCCCCATCCTGCGTATGATCGACCCGGGCCTGACCGGCGGCATGACCGAATATGTCACCATGCATGCGCAACGCTATCACATGCTGGCCCATGAATTCGACCTGCAACAACAGCAAGGCAACTGGCAGCCTCGCACCCCGCCGCTGGCAAGCGAGCGCAAGGTGGGCGTGCTTGGACTGGGCGTATTGGGATCGGATGCGGCAAAACGGATGGCCGATCTCGGCTTTCAGGTCCATGGCTGGAGCCGCCGCCCCAAGACCCTCGACGGGGTGACCTGCCATCACGGTGACGACGGGTTGTTCGACCTGCTGGAACAGGTGGAAATCCTGATCTGCCTTTTGCCACGCACGCCGGAAACCGAAAACCTGATCGACAGCACGACCCTGAATGCCATGCCCGAAGGGGCCTGCATCATCAACGCGGGCCGGGGGGAGCTGATCGTCGATGAGGACCTGATCGCGGCCTTGGACAGCGGCCATATCGCCGGGGCCACACTGGACGTCTTCCGGGAAGAACCCCTGCCCGCCGATCACCCTTATTGGACGCATCCTCGCGTGACGGTGACGCCGCATATTGCCAGCGTGACCCGCATCTCAACCGCCCTGCCCGTGGTGGAGCAGAACCTCAAACGCCTGATGAGTGGTGAAAAGGCCGAAGACCTGCCCGGACTGGTGGACCGCAAGGCCGGATATTAG
- a CDS encoding alpha/beta hydrolase has protein sequence MKRLLAFALLTLVVLGGLAYAGYAYTHYYPPGRIWYKRMKADNKYVFDEIPPAIAKVDASKLISLTSQQAVAERRARLAALYFRDARTLMTSLPVVKQVETDPYGIATGQDLALVERLETEIELPGTPNYRAVYFHFRPKNWNGRAVQYNNGYASNIGAQTKLIRQLLKQGYGVVAHNFPGYGEQFPSQFTHDRFGPISLGFDAQMDFIDHALRIYLQPVFAANNYLLKQGDVKEVDLIGFSAGGWVATLTAAADTRLTKTISIAGVYPMYVRPHAFGNERPRVHYYPPLLQTTNYLDAFVAAASGAERSYTQIFNRYDRCCYRNRYGKLYEKDVADAVTKVNAGGHFQVLLDETHAEHKISDWSIEQILKILKD, from the coding sequence ATGAAACGTCTGCTTGCCTTTGCCCTGCTGACCCTTGTCGTATTGGGCGGCCTTGCCTACGCCGGATATGCCTATACCCATTACTATCCGCCGGGCCGGATCTGGTACAAACGGATGAAGGCGGACAACAAATATGTCTTTGACGAAATTCCCCCCGCCATCGCCAAGGTTGACGCCAGCAAACTGATCTCGCTGACCAGCCAACAGGCGGTCGCGGAACGCCGCGCCAGGCTGGCCGCCCTTTATTTCCGCGATGCGCGGACCCTGATGACAAGCCTGCCGGTGGTGAAACAGGTGGAAACCGACCCCTACGGTATCGCCACGGGGCAGGACCTGGCGCTGGTGGAGCGGCTGGAAACGGAAATCGAGCTGCCGGGCACCCCCAACTATCGCGCCGTCTATTTCCATTTCCGCCCGAAGAACTGGAACGGGCGCGCCGTGCAATATAACAACGGCTATGCCAGCAATATCGGCGCTCAGACCAAACTGATCCGTCAATTGCTCAAGCAAGGCTACGGCGTTGTCGCCCATAACTTCCCGGGCTATGGGGAGCAGTTCCCGTCACAGTTCACTCATGACCGCTTCGGCCCGATCTCGCTGGGCTTTGACGCCCAGATGGATTTCATCGACCATGCGCTGCGTATCTATCTGCAGCCGGTTTTCGCAGCCAACAATTACCTTCTCAAGCAGGGTGATGTGAAGGAGGTCGACCTGATCGGTTTCTCTGCCGGGGGCTGGGTGGCGACCCTGACCGCCGCCGCCGATACGAGGCTGACGAAAACCATTTCCATTGCGGGCGTCTATCCGATGTATGTGCGCCCCCATGCCTTCGGTAACGAGCGGCCACGGGTGCATTATTATCCGCCCCTGTTGCAGACCACCAACTATCTGGATGCCTTCGTGGCAGCCGCCAGCGGCGCGGAGCGGAGCTATACCCAGATATTCAACCGCTATGACCGCTGCTGCTATCGCAACCGCTATGGCAAACTCTACGAAAAGGACGTGGCCGACGCCGTCACCAAGGTGAATGCGGGTGGTCATTTCCAGGTCCTTCTGGACGAGACCCATGCGGAACACAAGATATCCGACTGGTCCATTGAACAAATTCTGAAAATTCTGAAAGATTAA
- a CDS encoding SDR family NAD(P)-dependent oxidoreductase codes for MQNRKIFITGADGFIGSHVTEAAVKAGAQVTALAAYNSFGTNGWLDDLEDDIRREVKIVRGDIRDSGFILREAQGQDIILHLAALIAIPYSYAAPQSYVDVNIQGTLNILEAARHWGIARVVHTSTSEVYGTAQFSPITEDHPLQGQSPYSASKIGADMMAESFARSFDLPVAILRPFNTYGPRQSERAVIPTIIRQALDPDCAEIRIGDLTPKRDFTFVTDTAGAFLALAGAEGIDFGRPYNAGTGHTVNIGDVLDEIRKQCGGDKPVVTDSRRQRPSKSEVRLLQADHSRLTTATGWRPETSLAKGLEQTIAWWQKQITQGKLRRDTDYAT; via the coding sequence ATGCAGAACCGCAAGATATTCATCACCGGCGCGGACGGCTTTATCGGCAGCCATGTAACCGAGGCCGCCGTGAAGGCAGGCGCGCAGGTCACCGCACTGGCCGCCTATAACTCTTTCGGCACCAACGGCTGGCTGGACGACCTGGAGGACGATATCCGCCGGGAGGTCAAAATTGTCCGGGGCGATATCCGCGACAGTGGCTTCATCCTGCGTGAGGCACAGGGCCAGGATATCATCCTGCATCTGGCCGCCCTGATTGCCATCCCCTATTCCTATGCCGCGCCACAGTCCTATGTGGATGTGAACATCCAGGGCACCCTGAATATTCTGGAGGCCGCCCGCCATTGGGGCATCGCCCGCGTGGTGCATACCTCCACCAGCGAGGTCTATGGCACGGCGCAATTCTCGCCGATCACCGAGGACCACCCCCTGCAGGGGCAGTCGCCCTATTCGGCCAGCAAGATCGGCGCGGACATGATGGCGGAATCCTTCGCGCGCAGCTTCGACCTGCCGGTGGCGATCCTGCGGCCTTTCAATACCTATGGCCCCCGGCAAAGCGAACGGGCGGTGATCCCGACCATTATCCGTCAGGCCCTGGACCCGGATTGCGCGGAAATCCGGATCGGCGACCTGACGCCAAAACGGGATTTTACCTTCGTCACCGATACCGCCGGGGCCTTCCTTGCCCTGGCAGGGGCAGAGGGCATCGACTTTGGCCGCCCCTATAACGCAGGCACCGGCCATACGGTGAATATCGGGGATGTGCTGGACGAAATCCGCAAGCAATGCGGCGGTGACAAGCCGGTCGTCACCGACAGTCGGCGCCAGCGCCCCTCCAAGTCGGAAGTGCGGCTTCTGCAGGCCGACCACAGCCGCCTGACGACAGCCACCGGCTGGCGGCCCGAAACATCTCTGGCAAAGGGACTGGAACAGACAATTGCCTGGTGGCAAAAGCAGATCACGCAGGGTAAGCTGCGCCGCGATACGGATTACGCGACCTGA
- a CDS encoding nucleotidyltransferase family protein, producing the protein MSHLVETDIKRHCCNPEASIREVLERMNGLAPHVFMVVCDDQGVIQGTVTDGDIRRGILAGNTIDNPISACMFTDFKTVPFGGKIPKRRLRAFEFLPLVDESHRLKALAIWQEGAGNEIRHCMIMAGGYGKRLAPLTATVPKPLVKLGDRPILSHILDGLEAANIAHAYLSVHYLSEQFEQFASQWQGDIDLELIHEREKLGTAGALGLLPKVPDAPILVINGDVLTDTNYQALKDFHDAHGYDATIGVTVHDTEIPFGIIRQQEDGTLDNIEEKPVLTHFVAAGIYYLAPEILEMVPEKQSIDMPDLLNQAAAAGKKIGLFPIHEYWRDIGRPADLQAAGIDIQR; encoded by the coding sequence ATGTCACACCTCGTCGAAACCGATATAAAGCGCCATTGCTGTAATCCGGAGGCCAGCATCCGCGAGGTGCTGGAACGGATGAACGGGCTGGCCCCGCATGTCTTCATGGTGGTTTGTGACGATCAGGGCGTGATCCAGGGCACGGTTACCGACGGCGATATCCGGCGCGGCATCCTGGCGGGCAATACGATCGACAACCCGATCAGCGCCTGTATGTTCACCGACTTCAAGACCGTTCCCTTCGGCGGCAAAATTCCCAAAAGGCGTTTGCGGGCCTTTGAATTCCTGCCTCTTGTGGATGAGAGCCACCGCCTGAAGGCTCTGGCGATCTGGCAGGAAGGTGCGGGCAATGAAATCCGGCATTGCATGATCATGGCGGGCGGTTACGGCAAACGCCTGGCCCCACTGACGGCAACCGTACCCAAACCGCTGGTCAAACTGGGTGACCGGCCAATCCTGTCGCATATTCTGGACGGGTTGGAAGCGGCCAATATCGCCCATGCCTATCTGTCCGTGCACTACCTGTCGGAACAGTTCGAGCAATTTGCCAGCCAATGGCAGGGCGACATCGACCTGGAACTGATCCACGAAAGGGAAAAGCTGGGCACTGCCGGTGCGCTTGGCCTGCTGCCGAAGGTGCCGGACGCGCCCATCCTTGTGATCAACGGTGACGTCCTGACCGACACCAACTATCAGGCGCTCAAGGATTTCCACGATGCCCATGGCTATGACGCCACCATCGGAGTTACCGTGCATGACACGGAAATCCCCTTTGGCATCATCCGCCAGCAGGAGGACGGTACGCTGGACAACATCGAGGAAAAGCCGGTGCTGACCCATTTCGTCGCCGCGGGCATTTACTATCTGGCCCCCGAAATCCTCGAAATGGTGCCGGAGAAACAATCCATCGACATGCCGGACCTTCTGAATCAGGCCGCCGCCGCAGGCAAGAAGATCGGCCTGTTCCCCATCCACGAATACTGGCGCGATATCGGCCGCCCCGCCGACCTGCAGGCCGCCGGGATCGACATCCAACGCTAG
- a CDS encoding DegT/DnrJ/EryC1/StrS family aminotransferase, giving the protein MSEQTRIPLLEPDIGEEERRMVDQCLLENWVSSAGPFVERFESALARRCGVSHAVSTASGTAALHLLLIAAGIGPGDKIILPDWTFAATANAVIHAGAEPVFLDVDSYWGLDCALVEDCLSQPDHGIKAIIAVDPPNGTADFSTLKAIADRHGVLLIEDAAGALGTTWDGRPAGSLAHAAIVSFNGNKIMTTGAGGAILTDDEHLAEQARHLGRQARVGADYHYDAVGYNCRMAAVNAAIGIAQLDRFDQTLSRRQEIWSRYNRELAALPGVEIQPLRLGTVGNGWMACIRLPHRDDADALVRHLEDHHITARPFWTALSNQQPYSRYTRVLTGAAAALSGTVVSLPSSTGLNHGDQTRVIDAVKVHAKAKEG; this is encoded by the coding sequence TTGAGCGAGCAGACCAGAATTCCCCTTTTGGAACCCGATATCGGCGAAGAAGAGCGCCGGATGGTGGACCAATGCCTTTTGGAAAACTGGGTCTCTTCCGCCGGCCCCTTCGTGGAACGCTTTGAAAGCGCCCTCGCCCGGCGCTGTGGCGTCAGCCATGCGGTCAGCACCGCCAGCGGCACCGCCGCCCTGCATCTTCTGTTGATTGCCGCCGGGATCGGGCCGGGCGACAAGATCATCCTGCCCGACTGGACCTTTGCCGCAACAGCCAACGCGGTGATTCATGCAGGTGCGGAGCCCGTCTTTCTGGATGTGGACAGCTATTGGGGTCTCGATTGTGCCCTGGTTGAGGACTGCCTCAGCCAGCCCGACCACGGTATCAAGGCCATAATTGCCGTCGACCCGCCCAACGGCACGGCTGATTTCAGCACCCTGAAAGCGATCGCCGACCGGCATGGGGTCCTGCTGATCGAGGATGCGGCAGGCGCGCTTGGCACCACATGGGATGGAAGGCCCGCAGGCAGCCTCGCCCATGCCGCCATTGTCAGTTTCAACGGCAACAAGATCATGACCACCGGGGCGGGCGGCGCGATCCTGACCGATGATGAACATCTTGCAGAGCAGGCCAGGCATCTGGGCAGGCAGGCGCGCGTCGGGGCGGACTATCATTATGACGCCGTCGGCTACAACTGCCGCATGGCCGCGGTCAACGCCGCCATCGGCATCGCGCAACTGGACCGCTTTGACCAGACGCTCTCCCGGCGGCAGGAAATATGGAGCCGGTATAACAGGGAGCTGGCCGCGCTGCCCGGTGTAGAAATTCAACCCCTTCGCCTCGGGACCGTCGGCAACGGCTGGATGGCCTGTATCCGCCTGCCCCACCGCGACGACGCCGATGCCCTTGTCCGTCATCTGGAGGATCATCACATCACGGCCCGCCCCTTCTGGACCGCCTTAAGCAATCAGCAACCCTATTCGCGCTATACTAGAGTTTTAACAGGTGCCGCCGCCGCACTTTCCGGGACGGTGGTCAGCCTGCCCAGCAGTACGGGGTTGAACCATGGCGACCAGACACGGGTTATTGACGCTGTCAAAGTTCACGCCAAGGCCAAGGAAGGGTGA
- a CDS encoding OmpA family protein: protein MRIGHHYRKLVCLAVLTLPLGACLTTDLKDVETAQATGSAFDKALTEEYRRLALFESKQMYDWPDARTFARKGLAAAAGKRPLPERAADWDLAYGRQRLDDARKRLSALMARGAAETHPRQAAKAQAAYDCWMEQLEEGWQMDHIAACHDAFQTAVLRLERQLSDPYRISFAFNDYQLNSADQAIVRQLGQEAMRRDAPVASVVGYADRSGRPEYNMALSLKRADAVRDQLIAAGLPGDRIAVSAYGEDRPLLATADSVPAGLNRRVEVLFYPAGDDG, encoded by the coding sequence GTGAGGATTGGACATCATTATCGTAAACTGGTTTGTCTGGCGGTTCTGACCTTGCCGTTGGGGGCCTGTCTGACGACGGATTTGAAAGATGTAGAGACGGCGCAGGCGACAGGCAGTGCCTTTGACAAGGCGCTGACCGAGGAATACCGCCGTCTGGCGCTGTTTGAATCGAAACAGATGTATGACTGGCCGGATGCCAGGACTTTTGCGCGCAAGGGCCTTGCGGCAGCGGCAGGTAAACGCCCCTTGCCCGAACGGGCGGCTGACTGGGATTTGGCCTATGGTCGGCAGCGGTTGGACGATGCGCGTAAACGCCTGTCCGCCCTGATGGCGCGCGGCGCGGCGGAAACCCATCCCCGGCAGGCAGCCAAGGCGCAGGCGGCTTATGACTGCTGGATGGAACAGTTGGAGGAAGGCTGGCAGATGGATCACATCGCCGCCTGTCATGACGCCTTCCAGACGGCGGTGTTGCGGTTGGAGCGGCAGTTGAGCGATCCCTATCGGATATCCTTTGCCTTTAACGATTACCAGTTGAATTCCGCCGATCAGGCGATTGTTCGCCAACTGGGGCAGGAGGCGATGCGCCGGGATGCACCGGTGGCCTCCGTCGTTGGCTATGCCGATCGCAGCGGCCGACCGGAATATAATATGGCGCTGTCGTTGAAACGAGCGGATGCGGTTCGCGATCAACTGATTGCCGCCGGTCTGCCGGGTGACCGGATTGCCGTCAGCGCCTATGGAGAGGACCGTCCGCTTCTGGCGACGGCGGACAGCGTTCCTGCCGGGTTGAACCGGCGGGTGGAGGTATTATTCTACCCGGCGGGTGACGACGGCTAA
- the apaG gene encoding Co2+/Mg2+ efflux protein ApaG — protein sequence MYEETTNGVKVIVEPIYLEDQSSPEDGHYVWAYNVRIENHGDFQVQLINRHWMITDAMGRNQEVRGPGVVGEQPVLKPGDSFEYTSGTPLTTPSGFMGGEYEMETADGGRFEVQIPTFSLDSPHQPQQLH from the coding sequence ATGTATGAGGAAACCACAAACGGCGTAAAGGTCATCGTCGAACCGATCTATCTGGAAGACCAGTCGTCCCCGGAAGACGGCCATTACGTCTGGGCGTATAATGTCCGCATCGAAAACCACGGTGATTTTCAGGTGCAGCTAATCAACCGTCACTGGATGATCACCGATGCCATGGGGCGCAATCAGGAAGTGCGCGGGCCGGGCGTGGTTGGTGAACAACCGGTCTTGAAACCGGGTGACAGCTTCGAATATACCAGCGGAACCCCGCTGACGACGCCGTCCGGCTTCATGGGCGGCGAATATGAGATGGAAACGGCTGACGGTGGGCGGTTCGAGGTGCAGATCCCGACCTTTTCCCTGGACAGCCCACACCAGCCGCAACAACTGCATTGA
- the folE gene encoding GTP cyclohydrolase I FolE codes for MSKDNQNPGGVSRDEAEAAVRVLLRWAGDDPDREGLLDTPGRVVRAFEEYFAGYAEDPDKMLTRTFEETDGYDEMVVLKDITFESHCEHHLAPILGKVHVAYMPDQRVVGISKLARVVEIYAKRLQIQEKMTAQIANAITTALQPKGVAVIVNAQHQCMTCRGVHKPGVDMVTSYMTGLFRDDPRTRGEFLSLVGGRKQMKPHNI; via the coding sequence ATGAGCAAGGATAACCAAAACCCTGGCGGTGTTTCGCGGGATGAGGCTGAAGCCGCCGTACGGGTCCTGCTGCGTTGGGCGGGCGACGATCCCGATCGTGAGGGCCTGCTTGATACGCCGGGCCGCGTCGTGCGTGCCTTCGAAGAATATTTTGCCGGTTATGCCGAAGATCCGGACAAGATGCTGACCCGGACCTTCGAGGAAACCGACGGCTATGACGAAATGGTTGTCCTGAAGGACATTACCTTTGAAAGTCATTGCGAACATCACCTGGCGCCGATCCTGGGTAAGGTCCATGTGGCTTATATGCCGGACCAGCGCGTTGTCGGCATCTCCAAACTGGCCCGCGTCGTGGAAATCTATGCCAAGCGTCTTCAGATCCAGGAAAAGATGACGGCCCAGATCGCCAATGCCATCACCACGGCCCTGCAACCGAAGGGCGTTGCGGTGATCGTCAACGCACAGCACCAGTGCATGACCTGCCGTGGCGTTCACAAACCGGGCGTGGATATGGTGACCAGCTATATGACCGGCCTGTTCCGCGACGACCCGCGCACGCGCGGCGAATTCCTGTCGCTGGTGGGTGGCCGCAAGCAGATGAAGCCGCATAATATCTGA
- a CDS encoding TrkH family potassium uptake protein, with protein MLLSMLSVAMMLPALVDAAVYDADWEVFTMSAGFTLFVGITLILTTRTNANLLNVRQAFILTALSWVVLSGFGALPLMFSDLQLSYTDAYFEAMSALSTTGSTVIVGLDNAPPGILLWRSILQWLGGIGVVVMAVSVLPILQVGGMQIFRMEFAERIEKALPRAAQIGAWISIIYVTLTAACALLYVWAGMSGFDAVNHAMTTVATGGHSTHDASLGVFDDPWIEIIATAFMILGSLPFLLYFQAVRGDWRPLVSDNQVRGFFVILGAATLLVMINVMQQHDLSMWLALRHAVFNVTSIMTGTGYATTDYSAWGTFANPLFFVVMFIGGCAGSTTCGIKIFRVQVLFETTLVQLKRLLRPHGVFIAYYNRKPIPESVSESVMAFFFLFGVIFAILATVLGVLGLDFITATSSAATALANVGPGLGPIVGPSGNFASLPDAAKWVMAVGMLLGRLEIFTVLVLLTPTFWKN; from the coding sequence ATGCTTCTGAGCATGTTGTCGGTGGCGATGATGCTGCCTGCGCTGGTCGATGCGGCTGTCTATGATGCGGATTGGGAAGTCTTTACCATGTCCGCGGGCTTTACCCTTTTTGTCGGGATAACCCTGATCCTGACGACGCGAACCAACGCCAACCTGCTGAATGTGCGGCAGGCGTTCATCCTGACCGCCCTGTCCTGGGTGGTGCTTTCCGGTTTTGGCGCTTTACCCCTGATGTTTTCGGATTTGCAGCTCAGCTATACCGATGCCTATTTCGAGGCGATGTCGGCGCTGTCGACGACCGGGTCCACCGTGATCGTCGGTCTGGACAATGCGCCGCCCGGTATTCTTCTCTGGCGGTCCATCCTGCAATGGCTGGGCGGGATCGGTGTCGTTGTGATGGCGGTCTCCGTCCTGCCGATCCTTCAGGTGGGGGGCATGCAGATCTTCCGCATGGAATTTGCGGAGCGGATTGAAAAGGCCTTGCCCCGCGCCGCGCAGATCGGTGCCTGGATCAGTATCATCTATGTCACGCTGACGGCGGCCTGCGCCCTGCTTTATGTCTGGGCGGGTATGTCCGGCTTCGATGCGGTCAATCATGCCATGACCACCGTGGCGACCGGTGGCCATTCGACCCATGATGCCTCGCTTGGCGTGTTCGATGATCCCTGGATCGAGATCATCGCCACGGCCTTCATGATCCTGGGCTCCTTGCCCTTCCTGCTGTATTTCCAGGCCGTCCGCGGGGACTGGCGTCCACTGGTCAGCGACAATCAGGTCCGCGGCTTTTTTGTCATCCTGGGGGCAGCCACCCTGCTGGTCATGATCAATGTGATGCAGCAGCACGACCTGTCCATGTGGCTGGCTCTGCGTCACGCGGTTTTCAACGTCACCTCGATCATGACGGGGACCGGCTATGCCACGACCGACTACAGCGCCTGGGGAACCTTCGCCAATCCGCTGTTTTTCGTGGTGATGTTTATCGGGGGCTGCGCCGGGTCGACTACCTGCGGGATCAAGATTTTCCGCGTGCAGGTCCTGTTCGAGACAACCCTGGTACAGTTGAAACGCCTGCTGCGCCCGCATGGCGTCTTCATTGCCTATTACAACCGCAAGCCGATCCCGGAAAGCGTGTCGGAATCCGTGATGGCCTTCTTCTTCCTGTTCGGGGTGATCTTCGCCATTCTGGCGACTGTTCTGGGGGTGCTGGGCCTGGATTTCATCACAGCGACCAGTTCGGCGGCAACCGCGCTTGCCAATGTGGGGCCGGGGCTGGGGCCGATTGTCGGGCCGTCGGGCAATTTTGCCTCACTGCCGGATGCCGCGAAATGGGTCATGGCGGTCGGTATGCTGTTGGGGCGGCTGGAGATTTTCACCGTTCTGGTGTTGCTGACGCCGACCTTCTGGAAAAACTGA